CTTCTCCCGATGGGTGGTCACGGAGGTGTACAGGTCCGAGGGGTAGAGGATGGCGTCGATGAGCAGCCGCTTGGCCCGCGACCCCCAATCGATCCGGCGTCGGAGCCCCAGCCCCACGCGCCGGCAAGCCTGCGCCAGTCCATCGGGGAGCCATTGGAGATGCATGACCGTCCTCTTCCCACAGGGACCAGGGGGACCGACGCCCATTCAGGCCGCGCCCAGGTTCCGGATCAGGGCCTCGGCCCGACCCTCGGAGAGCACATGATGGTCCCGGAAAAACGCCACGGTTCTCGGACAGGTAAGCAACGGCCGGTGCGGCTGCAGTAGGTTGTTGGGGTTGGCCACATCCCCGTTCCCCTCGATGACCTTCGGTCCCTCGGGGGATACAAAAATATCCCAGCCGGCGTACCGCAGACCCGGGACCGCCTCTGTCAATTCCACAGTCAATTCCTTGAGATCCTCCCAGAAGGGCACCCGGACCCCCTCCAGGCGCTTCCCCGTTACCGGATGGCGGTCGTGAACGTCCCGGGCGTAGAGCCCCGGCTCCGTGACTCCCCGGCCCAGCACGCCGCGCTCCGGGTCCACCCCGCAGGCCACCCCGCCCCGGGAGAAGTTGTCCACCGGCACCTCCCGCGAGGCGCCGAAACGATGGGCGGCCCCGGCCAGGAAGGCCCCCCGCGCGTCCTTCAGCACCAGCACCCGCAGGGTGTTCAGGGCGCCCGGGAAAATGGACGAGGCGTAGGGATGGGGGACCCCTTCCCGCTCCAGCAGCCACAGCCCCTCCCCGGGAAGCTCCCCGACGTCCTCCACCACCCGGCACCGCCGCCCTCCACCCCCGGAAACCGGCTTCAGGAACAGCCGCCGGCTCCTCTGCAGGGCCTCCCCAAGGTCCGCCGCCCCCTCGGTGGGGACGAAGGCGCCGTCGGCGAGCAGCCCCACGAGCCCGCAGGAGTGGCCGTCCAGGCCGAAATCCCGCAGAAACAGGTGGAAGGCGAGCTTGTTGCCCAGAAGCTCCTTCACGAAAGCGGGGTTGATGGCCGGAAAGCGCAGCTCCACCTCCCAGTCGCTCAGGAAGCGGTCGCGGGGGTAGGCGTGGAAGGGGTACATGCGCCGGCGCTTGGACAGGAACCCCCGGGAGAGCATGTCCACCCGCGGGGCCACTAGGGAGGCCCGTTCCAGGCCCCACAGCCCCGCAAGCGCCCTTGCCCTCCGGCTCAGACCCTGGATCACGTGCCTCCACCCGAATCACAGGCCCTCCCCGTCGGGAAGGGCGGATAAGGAAACCATTCTTATCCTTATGGACGGTGGATCCGCGCTCTGCAATGGGCTGGGGGTTCAGCCGCGGGAGTCTGGGGGCCTTCCGCACCGGCGGGCCCGGTACCGGCCCCGGCGAACCCCCTGCGGGAAAGGGGCAACCGCCCTGGAGGCGGGACGGTTCCCGGGATTCGGGAGGTCGGGAGAGGCGGGAAATCGGGTTGAGGCAACCCGCCAGCGAGGAGGCGGGAGAGCGCCCAAGGGCGCTCCGGGAGCAGCGGTTACGGGGTCGCCGCACGGGGTCCGGTCCGGGGTCAGGCCCCGCCTTCCGCCCCGCCCTCGAGCTGGTACTTCTTGATCTTCCGCCAGAGGGTGGACTTGTTGATCCCCAGGATCTCGGCGGTCAGGGCCCGGTCCCCCTCCGTCTCGTGAAGGGTCTTCTTGATGAAGTAGGCCTCCACCTCCTCAAGGCTCTGCGGGGGGATGTAGTCCAGCGCCTTGCCGGCCACCTCCCCGGGCTGCTGGAGCTCCGGGGGCAGCACGTCGGTGTCGATCTTCTCCCCCTCGGCGAGGATCACCATGCGCTGGACCAGGTTCTCCAGCTCGCGCACGTTGCCGGGCCAGTCGTAGCGCATGAGCGCGCCCAGCACCGGCGTGGTGACGCCCTTCAGGCTCTTGCCGTACTTCCGGGTGTACTTGTGGAGGAAGTATTGCGTCAGCAGGGGAATGTCGTCCCGCCGGTCCCGGAGCGGGGGCACGTCGATCTCGATGACCTTGAGGCGGTAGAACAGGTCCTCCCGGAAGTGGCCGGCCTCGATCAGCTCCGGGATGCCCCGATTGCTGGCGGCCAGCACGCGGACGTCGGTGGTCCGGGGCTGGGTGTCGCCCATGGCGTAGTAGGCCCCGTCCTGGAGGACCCGCAGGAGCTTGGCCTGCAGAGACAGGGAGGCGTTATTGATCTCGTCGAGAAAGATGGTCCCGCCGTTGGCCGCCTCGAACAGGCCCGGCTTGTCGCGATCGGCCCCGGTGAAGGCGCCCCGCCGGTAGCCGAACAGCTCGCTCTCGATGAGGTCCTCGGGGATGGCGGCGCAGTTCACAGCCACGAAGGCGTAATCGGCCCGCGGACTCTGTTTGTGGATCTGGCGCGCCACCAGCTCCTTGCCCGAGCCCGACTGCCCGCCGATGAGCACGCTGCAGTCGTAAGCGGCCGCGGCGTCCACCAGCCGCTGCACGGCCACCATCCCGGCGGACTGGCCGATCAGGGCCGAGCTGCCGAACAGCCGCTGCTCCGCCCGCAGCCGGCGGTTCTCCATGCTCAGGCGGTTGTGCTCCAGGGCCCGCTCCACCGTGTGGTAGAGCTCGGCATTGTCGAAAGGCTTGCGGATGTAGTCGTAGGCGCCGCTCTTCAGGGCCTCCACGGCGGACTCCACCGTGCCGTACCCCGTGATCATCACCACCTGGACCGAGGAATCCTGCTGCTTGGCGAAGCGCAGCACGTCCAGGCCGTCCACCCGGGGCATCTTGAGGTCGGTGACCACCACCTCCACCCGGCTGCGCTCCAGGTAGTCCAGGGCCTCCTGGGAATCGGTGAGGCCGACCACCTCCGCCTCCAGCGGCTTCAGCACGCTGGCCACCAGCTCGCACATCTTGGGGTCGTCCTCGCACACGAGGACCCGCGGGAGGCGGTCGAGATCCTCCGGAGCCTCCTCGGTGCCCTCCCCGCTTTCCGGATCAATCGCTAGCTTCATGGGCCTTGGCCGAGGGTAGACGGAGGATGAACCGAGCGCCGTCGGCGTAGTCGGCGTCGTACATGATGTAGCCGCCCCGCTTGGAAAGCATGGCCTGGGATATGGCGAGCCCCAGGCCGCTCCCGGCACCCACATCCTTCGTGGTGAAGAAGGGGTCGAAGACGCGACTGCGGATCTCGGGTGGGATGCCCGGGCCGTTGTCCTCCACG
The window above is part of the Thiohalorhabdus denitrificans genome. Proteins encoded here:
- a CDS encoding sigma-54-dependent transcriptional regulator, with amino-acid sequence MKLAIDPESGEGTEEAPEDLDRLPRVLVCEDDPKMCELVASVLKPLEAEVVGLTDSQEALDYLERSRVEVVVTDLKMPRVDGLDVLRFAKQQDSSVQVVMITGYGTVESAVEALKSGAYDYIRKPFDNAELYHTVERALEHNRLSMENRRLRAEQRLFGSSALIGQSAGMVAVQRLVDAAAAYDCSVLIGGQSGSGKELVARQIHKQSPRADYAFVAVNCAAIPEDLIESELFGYRRGAFTGADRDKPGLFEAANGGTIFLDEINNASLSLQAKLLRVLQDGAYYAMGDTQPRTTDVRVLAASNRGIPELIEAGHFREDLFYRLKVIEIDVPPLRDRRDDIPLLTQYFLHKYTRKYGKSLKGVTTPVLGALMRYDWPGNVRELENLVQRMVILAEGEKIDTDVLPPELQQPGEVAGKALDYIPPQSLEEVEAYFIKKTLHETEGDRALTAEILGINKSTLWRKIKKYQLEGGAEGGA
- a CDS encoding sugar-transfer associated ATP-grasp domain-containing protein: MIQGLSRRARALAGLWGLERASLVAPRVDMLSRGFLSKRRRMYPFHAYPRDRFLSDWEVELRFPAINPAFVKELLGNKLAFHLFLRDFGLDGHSCGLVGLLADGAFVPTEGAADLGEALQRSRRLFLKPVSGGGGRRCRVVEDVGELPGEGLWLLEREGVPHPYASSIFPGALNTLRVLVLKDARGAFLAGAAHRFGASREVPVDNFSRGGVACGVDPERGVLGRGVTEPGLYARDVHDRHPVTGKRLEGVRVPFWEDLKELTVELTEAVPGLRYAGWDIFVSPEGPKVIEGNGDVANPNNLLQPHRPLLTCPRTVAFFRDHHVLSEGRAEALIRNLGAA